A section of the Acropora muricata isolate sample 2 chromosome 4, ASM3666990v1, whole genome shotgun sequence genome encodes:
- the LOC136913072 gene encoding uncharacterized protein: protein MAFPENRANQVICTGISMVILGCGVFTLSFILSKSKDNLGTIFRIGVSYWAAIPIVITGVLGATGGRSGKFTLTRLFLVGSIMSCFLGGILAAFVGFALTAHRMIGECVHVQCPYDTESILMIALISVLILEAAISLCGVIESSQLLCCNAEDEQFLSIASLGSASRRELRARSERASLKERTTSESLFSSNNQSSVDTSSIQKYGFTTGGKRNSRTNEIGTTV from the exons ATGGCTTTCCCAGAGAACAGAGCAAACCAGGTGATTTGCACCGGGATATCTATGGTCATCCTAGGATGTGGAGTGTTTACGCTGAGTTTTATTCTCAGTAAAAGCAAGGATAACCTTGGTACTATTTTTCGAATCGGCGTGTCTTATTGGGCAGCCATACCG ATTGTCATCACTGGAGTACTGGGAGCTACAGGAGGACGCTCTGGCAAGTTTACTTTG ACAAGGTTATTTCTCGTTGGTTCGATAATGTCATGTTTTCTTGGAGGAATTCTAGCAGCATTTGTGGGTTTCGCGCTAACTGCGCACAGAATGATCGGTGAATGTGTACATG TACAATGCCCATACGATACGGAATCGATTTTGATGATCGCCCTGATAAGCGTGTTGATACTGGAAGCTGCTATTTCATTATGTGGCGTGATAGAATCTTCACAACTACTGTGTTGCAATGCTGAG GACGAACAATTCTTGTCGATCGCGTCCTTAGGAAGTGCCTCGCGTCGTGAATTGAGGGCGAGATCTGAGCGGGCTAGCCTCAAAGAGAGAACTACGAGCGAGAGCCTCTTCTCTTCCAACAACCAGTCATCGGTTGACACCAGCTCAATACAAAAGTACGGTTTTACGACGGGGGGCAAAAGGAACTCCCGCACCAATGAAATTGGAACAACGGTCTAA